Proteins found in one Oncorhynchus keta strain PuntledgeMale-10-30-2019 chromosome 2, Oket_V2, whole genome shotgun sequence genomic segment:
- the ccsapb gene encoding centriole, cilia and spindle-associated protein isoform X1, translating into MFHLVCAFSPYSHIFGHLLGGNCILNGSQLRAGLRRSKPMITAHETPSVVFCFRETRASNSICWSNKRKLRMVTKRIRTEYMKRFKDPEWETYAKCYEEMIKYRLTRRLLEQTHNPWFWNNDSDSESSRSTPQKNKVEPLVLKEDSQRECARKIPPKEPLEQKIPISEELQEVATPENSPPIDVQGSVDVGCGETEEEKLGQGLIAPESGKKPEAQTKTKQSRKHPRAWSQLRKPKETDKKNRHPFALYGGGDKPAEMARKKTHNVGPAASTKEIHQSALRAKTRREVEKQVQKVDKWRVRSAELEKVTITKPDFDPWMTEYMRCFSARTMTQHTSRLCKGYLTRKESDGTLRQITWPPQSPDFNPIEMVWDELDRRVMEKQPTSAQHMWELLQDG; encoded by the exons ATGTTTCATTTGGTCTGTGCATTCTCACCCTATTCTCATATATTCGGCCACCTGTTGGGAGGAAATTGCATTCTAAATGGATCTCAACTCCGGGCGGGGCTTAGACGTAGCAAGCCTATGATTACAGCACACGAAACACCATCTGTTGTGTTTTGCTTCCGTGAAACCCGAGCCAGTAACTCTATATGCT GGTCTAACAAACGGAAATTAAGAATGGTTACAAAGAGGATCCGAACGGAGTATATGAAGAGATTCAAGGACCCGGAATGGGAAACCTACGCAAAGTGTTATGAGGAGATGATAAAGTACAGACTGACGAGAAGGCTTTTGGAACAAACTCATAATCCGTGGTTTTGGAACAATGACAGTGACTCGGAATCCAGCAGGTCCACTCCTCAAAAGAATAAAGTTGAGCCATTGGTCCTAAAAGAAGATTCACAACGAGAATGTGCGAGAAAGATTCCACCAAAAGAACCATTGGAACAGAAGATCCCCATTTCAGAAGAACTGCAAGAAGTTGCAACTCCGGAGAACTCACCACCCATTG ATGTACAGGGTTCTGTGGACGTAGGctgtggagagacagaggaagagaagctGGGACAAGGATTAATTGCCCCTGAGTCAGGGAAGAAGCCAGAGGCCCAAACTAAAACCAAACAGTCCAGAAAGCACCCCAGGGCATGGAGCCAGCTACGGAAGCCCAAAGAGACTGACAAGAAAAACAGGCACCCATTTGCCCTGTATGGAGGGGGTGATAAGCCAGCTGAGATGGCTAGGAAGAAGACTCACAATGTGGGTCCAGCTGCATCAACCAAGGAG ATCCACCAGTCTGCATTACGGGCCAAAACCAGACGGGAGGTTGAGAAGCAGGTGCAGAAAGTGGACAAGTGGAGAGTGCGGTCTGCAGAGCTGGAGAAAGTGACCATAACCAAACCTGACTTTGACCCCTGGATGACAGAGTACATGCGCTGCTTTTCTGCCAG gacaatgacccaacacacctccaggctgtgtaagggctatttgaccaggaaggagagtgatggaacgCTGCgtcagattacctggcctccacaatcacctgacttcaatccaattgagatggtttgggatgagttggaccgcagagttatggaaaagcagccaacaagtgctcagcatatgtgggaactccttcaagatggttga
- the ccsapb gene encoding centriole, cilia and spindle-associated protein isoform X2, whose amino-acid sequence MFHLVCAFSPYSHIFGHLLGGNCILNGSQLRAGLRRSKPMITAHETPSVVFCFRETRASNSICWSNKRKLRMVTKRIRTEYMKRFKDPEWETYAKCYEEMIKYRLTRRLLEQTHNPWFWNNDSDSESSRSTPQKNKVEPLVLKEDSQRECARKIPPKEPLEQKIPISEELQEVATPENSPPIDVQGSVDVGCGETEEEKLGQGLIAPESGKKPEAQTKTKQSRKHPRAWSQLRKPKETDKKNRHPFALYGGGDKPAEMARKKTHNVGPAASTKEIHQSALRAKTRREVEKQVQKVDKWRVRSAELEKVTITKPDFDPWMTEYMRCFSARS is encoded by the exons ATGTTTCATTTGGTCTGTGCATTCTCACCCTATTCTCATATATTCGGCCACCTGTTGGGAGGAAATTGCATTCTAAATGGATCTCAACTCCGGGCGGGGCTTAGACGTAGCAAGCCTATGATTACAGCACACGAAACACCATCTGTTGTGTTTTGCTTCCGTGAAACCCGAGCCAGTAACTCTATATGCT GGTCTAACAAACGGAAATTAAGAATGGTTACAAAGAGGATCCGAACGGAGTATATGAAGAGATTCAAGGACCCGGAATGGGAAACCTACGCAAAGTGTTATGAGGAGATGATAAAGTACAGACTGACGAGAAGGCTTTTGGAACAAACTCATAATCCGTGGTTTTGGAACAATGACAGTGACTCGGAATCCAGCAGGTCCACTCCTCAAAAGAATAAAGTTGAGCCATTGGTCCTAAAAGAAGATTCACAACGAGAATGTGCGAGAAAGATTCCACCAAAAGAACCATTGGAACAGAAGATCCCCATTTCAGAAGAACTGCAAGAAGTTGCAACTCCGGAGAACTCACCACCCATTG ATGTACAGGGTTCTGTGGACGTAGGctgtggagagacagaggaagagaagctGGGACAAGGATTAATTGCCCCTGAGTCAGGGAAGAAGCCAGAGGCCCAAACTAAAACCAAACAGTCCAGAAAGCACCCCAGGGCATGGAGCCAGCTACGGAAGCCCAAAGAGACTGACAAGAAAAACAGGCACCCATTTGCCCTGTATGGAGGGGGTGATAAGCCAGCTGAGATGGCTAGGAAGAAGACTCACAATGTGGGTCCAGCTGCATCAACCAAGGAG ATCCACCAGTCTGCATTACGGGCCAAAACCAGACGGGAGGTTGAGAAGCAGGTGCAGAAAGTGGACAAGTGGAGAGTGCGGTCTGCAGAGCTGGAGAAAGTGACCATAACCAAACCTGACTTTGACCCCTGGATGACAGAGTACATGCGCTGCTTTTCTGCCAGGTCCTGA
- the ccsapb gene encoding centriole, cilia and spindle-associated protein isoform X3, which yields MVTKRIRTEYMKRFKDPEWETYAKCYEEMIKYRLTRRLLEQTHNPWFWNNDSDSESSRSTPQKNKVEPLVLKEDSQRECARKIPPKEPLEQKIPISEELQEVATPENSPPIDVQGSVDVGCGETEEEKLGQGLIAPESGKKPEAQTKTKQSRKHPRAWSQLRKPKETDKKNRHPFALYGGGDKPAEMARKKTHNVGPAASTKEIHQSALRAKTRREVEKQVQKVDKWRVRSAELEKVTITKPDFDPWMTEYMRCFSARTMTQHTSRLCKGYLTRKESDGTLRQITWPPQSPDFNPIEMVWDELDRRVMEKQPTSAQHMWELLQDG from the exons ATGGTTACAAAGAGGATCCGAACGGAGTATATGAAGAGATTCAAGGACCCGGAATGGGAAACCTACGCAAAGTGTTATGAGGAGATGATAAAGTACAGACTGACGAGAAGGCTTTTGGAACAAACTCATAATCCGTGGTTTTGGAACAATGACAGTGACTCGGAATCCAGCAGGTCCACTCCTCAAAAGAATAAAGTTGAGCCATTGGTCCTAAAAGAAGATTCACAACGAGAATGTGCGAGAAAGATTCCACCAAAAGAACCATTGGAACAGAAGATCCCCATTTCAGAAGAACTGCAAGAAGTTGCAACTCCGGAGAACTCACCACCCATTG ATGTACAGGGTTCTGTGGACGTAGGctgtggagagacagaggaagagaagctGGGACAAGGATTAATTGCCCCTGAGTCAGGGAAGAAGCCAGAGGCCCAAACTAAAACCAAACAGTCCAGAAAGCACCCCAGGGCATGGAGCCAGCTACGGAAGCCCAAAGAGACTGACAAGAAAAACAGGCACCCATTTGCCCTGTATGGAGGGGGTGATAAGCCAGCTGAGATGGCTAGGAAGAAGACTCACAATGTGGGTCCAGCTGCATCAACCAAGGAG ATCCACCAGTCTGCATTACGGGCCAAAACCAGACGGGAGGTTGAGAAGCAGGTGCAGAAAGTGGACAAGTGGAGAGTGCGGTCTGCAGAGCTGGAGAAAGTGACCATAACCAAACCTGACTTTGACCCCTGGATGACAGAGTACATGCGCTGCTTTTCTGCCAG gacaatgacccaacacacctccaggctgtgtaagggctatttgaccaggaaggagagtgatggaacgCTGCgtcagattacctggcctccacaatcacctgacttcaatccaattgagatggtttgggatgagttggaccgcagagttatggaaaagcagccaacaagtgctcagcatatgtgggaactccttcaagatggttga